The following proteins are encoded in a genomic region of Garra rufa chromosome 22, GarRuf1.0, whole genome shotgun sequence:
- the LOC141297598 gene encoding casein kinase I-like, whose translation MELRVGSKYRLGRKIGSGSFGDIYLGANITSGEEVAIKLESVKTKHPQLHIESKFYKMMQGGVGIPSIKWCGAEGDYNVMVMELLGPSLEDLFNFCSRKFTLKTVLLLADQMISRIEYIHSKNFIHRDIKPDNFLMGLGKKGNLVYIIDFGLAKKYRDARTHQHIPYRENKNLTGTARYASINTHLGIEQSRRDDLESLGYVLMYFNLGSLPWQGLKAATKRQKYERISEKKMSTPIEVLCKGYPSEFSTYMNFCRSLRFDDKPDYSYLRQLFRNLFHRQGFSYDYVFDWNMLKFGSSRTAEDKEKEQRGEGEERDERTGGGPPGSAARALPSGPNLPAPNRVRNGPDPASSTPASRVPQSGNASPRAGRGAERERRVCLRLHRGAPANASPDLPLRHDQIRITPPQVSVPFEHMGK comes from the exons ATGGAGTTGCGTGTTGGGAGTAAATACCGTCTTGGGCGAAAGATTGGAAGTGGCTCCTTCGGTGATATTTACTTgg GTGCAAACATCACATCAGGAGAGGAGGTAGCCATTAAACTGGAGAGTGTGAAGACTAAGCATCCACAGTTACATATTGAGAGCAAGTTCTATAAGATGATGCAAGGTGGAG TTGGGATTCCCTCGATCAAATGGTGTGGTGCTGAAGGGGACTACAATGTCATGGTGATGGAGCTCCTGGGTCCGAGCTTGGAAGACCTGTTCAACTTCTGCTCGAGGAAATTCACACTTAAAACAGTCCTGCTGCTGGCAGACCAGATG ATTAGCAGAATCGAGTACATCCACTCCAAGAACTTCATTCACAGAGACATCAAACCTGATAATTTCCTGATGGGGCTTGGCAAGAAGGGAAACCTGGTCTACATCATAGACTTCGGCTTGGCCAAAAAGTATCGCGACGCCCGCACACATCAGCACATCCCGTATCGTGAGAATAAGAACTTGACTGGCACTGCCCGCTATGCCTCCATTAACACCCATTTGGGCATTG AGCAATCTCGACGGGATGATCTCGAGTCCCTTGGCTACGTTCTTATGTACTTCAACTTGGGTTCTCTGCCCTGGCAAGGCCTCAAAGCAGCCACCAAAAGACAAAAGTATGAGCGAATCAGCGAGAAAAAGATGTCAACTCCTATTGAGGTTCTTTGCAAGGGCTATCCAT CTGAATTTTCAACCTACATGAACTTCTGCCGCTCACTTCGGTTTGATGACAAACCGGACTACTCTTATTTGAGACAGCTGTTCAGGAATCTTTTCCACAGACAGGGATTTTCATACGACTATGTGTTTGACTGGAACATGCTGAAATTT GGCTCTAGCAGGACAGCAGAAGATAAAGAGAAGGAGCAGAGGGGTGAGGGAGAGGAGAGGGATGAAAGGACCGGAGGCGGACCGCCGGGATCCGCGGCTCGTGCTTTGCCCTCCGGCCCCAACCTCCCAGCTCCTAACAGGGTGCGCAACGGCCCAGACCCCGCCAGCTCAACACCTGCCTCCCGTGTGCCACAGTCTG ggaACGCATCTCCAAGAGCAGGTCGAGGAGCTGAGCGGGAAAGGAGAGTGTGTTTACGGCTGCACCGCGGTGCTCCTGCCAATGCCTCCCCTGACCTCCCTCTCCGTCATGATCAGATCCGCATCACTCCCCCACAG GTCAGCGTTCCATTCGAACACATGGGGAAATGA